In the Triticum aestivum cultivar Chinese Spring chromosome 2B, IWGSC CS RefSeq v2.1, whole genome shotgun sequence genome, gtgaggaaaggatgatggagactatgattcccccacaagtcggcatgagactccggacaaaaaaaagaggccataaaaaaagagaaaggcccaaataaaaaaatgagagaaaaatagagaagggacaatgctactatccttttaccacacttgtgcttcaaagtagcaccaagatcttcatgatagagagtctctcattttgtcactttcatatactagtgggaatttttcattatagaaattggcttgtatattccaatgatgggcttcctcaaaatgccctaggtcttcgtgagcaagcgagttggatgcacacccacttagtttcttctattgagctttcatatacttatagctctagtgcatccgttgcatggcaatccctactcactcacattgatatctattgatgggcatctccatagcccgttgatacgcctagttgatgtgagactatcttccctctttttgtcttctccacaaccaccattctattccacatttagtgctatatccatggctcacgctcatgtattgcgtgaagattgaaaaagttttgagaatgtcataagtatgaaacaattgccttgcttgtcatcggggttgtgcatgatttaaatattttgtgtggggaagatggagcatagccagactatatgattttgtagggataactttctttggccatgttattttgagaagacataattgctttgattagtatgcttgaagtattatttttttatgtcaatatgaacttttgtcttgaatcttttgaatctgaatattcataccacgattaagaagatttacattgaaattatgccaaagtatcactctgcatcaaaaattctccttttatcatttacctactcgaggacgagcagaaattaagcttgtggatgcctgatacgtctccaacgtatctatatttttttattgctccatgctactttatatactgttttggactatatggggctttattttccacttttatattatttttgggactaacctattaaccggagacccaacccagaattgctgtttttttgcctatttcggtgtttcgaagaaacggaatatcaaacggagtccaaacggaataaaaccttcgggaacgtgattttctcaccgaacgtgatccaggagacttggaccctactctaaGAAGCAGAAGagtcggtcacgagggtgggggcacccccctagggcgcgccccccgcctcgtgcccccctgttgctccaccgatgtaccccttcctcctatatatacctacgtacccccaaatgatcagaacaggagccaaaaacctaattccaccgccgcaaccttctgtatccacgagatcccatcttggggcctgttccggagctccgtcggagggggcatccaccacggagggcttctacatcaacaccatagcccctccgatgaagtgtgagtagtttacttcagaccttcgggtccatagctagtagctagctggcttcttctatctttttggatctcaatacaatgttctccccctctctcgtggagatctattcgatgtaatcttctttttgcggtgtgtttgttgagaccgatgaattgtgggtttatgatccagcttatctatgaacaatatttgaatcttttctgaattcttttatgtatgattgagttatctttgcaagtctcttcgaattatccttttggtttggccaactagattggtagttcttgcaacgggagaagtgcttagctttgggttcaatcttgcggtgtcctttcccagtgagagaaggggcagcaaggcacgtatattgttgccatcgaggataacaagatggggtttttatcatattgcatgaatttatccctctacatcatgtcattttgcttaaggtgttactctgtttttaacttaatactctagatgcatgctggatagcggtcgatgagtggagtaatagtagtagatgcagaatcgttttgatctacttgtcttggacgtgatgcctatatacatgatcattacctagatatgctcataactatgctcaattctgtcaattgctcaacagtaatttgttcacccaccgtagaatatctatgctcttgagagaagccactagtgaaacctatggcccccgggtctattctcatcatatcaatctctattactttattacttgctttgtttttactttgccttttacttttcactttgcatctccataccaaaaatacccaaaaatattatttatcatctctatcagatctcactctcgtaagtgaccatgaagggattgacaacccctaatcgcgttggttgcgaggagctattgttttgtgtaggtacgagggacttgtgtgtggtctcctactggattgataccttggttctcaaaaactgagggaaatacttacgctactttgctgcatcatcttctcctcttcggggaaatccaaggcagtgctcaagaggtagcactcatgGGAGCGACGCGGGAGGGGTGGGTAGATAGGCTTGCCTAATGTTGTCTGCCTTCCTATTCTTCCTACTACTCCCTCCGGTCATTTTTACTCTGCGTATTGGATTTGTGTCAAGTGAAACTTTAcaatgtttgaccaaatttatattaaaaaatattaacatctacaatatcaaatatatatactatgaaactacatttcatatggaatctaacaatattgatttggcattATGAATCTTTATAATTTTTCGTATAAGTTTGGTCAAAATAGAGATATTTTGACttcggacaaaacttatatgcagactaaaaataaCCGAGTAGTATTTATTCTTACTCCGCTTTGACTCAAAATATATATATTCTTACTTCGCTCCTATTAAATGTCGCTTTCCCCAAGCCTcgatttattttttctttcttttctgagaGCATCTTCAATAGCCGCCGAATGCGCCGCGCGCTAAAAACTACTTTGCGCGCGTCCATCGTCTGGTTTGGCGCGGtgggcagcgctggctccagcagccgttCTAAAATGCAGCGCACGCGTGCAGCTCCAGCAGCGCACAGAAATGCAGCACGCGCGACTCacgcacaaacaacatatgcattccaaaacagaagcaaaagatcaaacacaaacaaaataaatcaaaataaatagttcaatttcattattacaactcaaacaaacagtttatcgttcgaacaacaaatagtgcaataaaCAACAAATAGtgcaacaaatagttcaacaatacaatgtcaaacgcacaaatcatgatgatgctctttgtcgtccattccatgtccaccactcctcaatgagatccttcttGAGTTCATCATGCGCTGCCGGACATTGAATGGCATGATAGaaggcaacaaaacgggccaccctttcagccctccgtcgtactcgcacgggatgtcccaacaactcatactgagagtagtctacatcttggccacgctcattctcgatgatcatgttatgcatgatcacacaagcgtgcatgatgtaccaaagcattttttgatcccaaaatctagccagtcctctcacaatagcaaattgggcttgcaaaatccccaAAGCTCTCTCCACATTTTTTCTAGCCACCGCCTGaacattgtggaaatcaagattcttcctaccttccggctttttcaatggcttcacaaatgtttgccactttggatagatgccatccgctagataatagtcgtagttgtatgtacgaccatttgctacaaactgcacaggTGGCaaatcaccatttgcaatcttattcatcagtggtgaccggttgacaacattgatgtcattcaaagatccagacattccaaagaatgcatgtcaaatccaagtctcttgatcggccaccgcttcaaggattatagtggaacccttttttggccgtggaattgcccatgccatgcctttggacaattcttccaactctaATGCATGCAATCTATGGAGCCAAGCATACCAGGGAAGTCGcgaactttgttcatctccaatagccttacgacgtcttcagcattgggagatctcaaatactcctggccaaacacttgcacaattccgactgcaaagcacttgacacacatgatggcttggctctcacccatagccaagtgatcatcaactagatcagccgggataccgtatgccaacatacgcaaagcggctgtcaccttctaaaaggtgctatgcccgagctctccggcggcattcctcctttgctgaaaaaactgGTCATGGCTAgccagtttctctgcaatgcgcctgaacaactcggtgctcatcctaaaccggcgacgaaagtacgactctcggtatgtgggattctccatgaaatagtgcctcatcaatctgttatgggcattgatcctatccctccaaattttctgccgacccataaccgaaccactgTGCTTCGGTTTTTTGTtgatatgcatagctaggatcattgcaagatacTCCTCCTCTTTCATATCAAATTCTttttcggaagaatcatacgacgaactcatctataatgttcaatactatgctattaaaactacaatcaacatgcaccaaattcatgaagtttgagcaatacataccttgcaggcattttgtcaaacaccttgcgggCACTGTTCGTCGGAGGACGGATGCGCGCGAGGGGCGGCGGTGACTAGAGGGTGGTGGAGGAAGCCGCCGCGGCGCGGagataggccggggaagcgccggaCCGGTTGTcaggtggcgcgggcggcggcggcgccgcggctGGAGGGGGGAAGGGGAGTTGCGAGCGAGCGCGCGagagtccagcgcgcgggagcgggcgcaacAAATAAGCGGCGGGCGATGAAGTTTCGGCCCGCGTGCTGAACTACATATGCCACCTTCTCaatttttgcgcgcccgctggagccatTATActggttgcgcgcgcgctaaaatgaACAGTTTTGCAGCGCGGTGCTTGtttggcgcggctgttggagatgatCTGAGAGCGCCTAACTTAATCTATTTTTCTGTTATGGTTTTTGAGCGCGCGTtactcagagcatctccaacagccgcgctaaactagcgccgcgccgcaaaatacgtcgttttagcgcgcgcgcaacgcgtCAGGGCGCtacagcgggcgcgcaaaaacggcgTGCGCGCTAAAACGGGTTGGGCGCGCGGTCAAAAACACTTACCCGCGCGGCGTATTTCGGGCGCCCACTACAGCGCGCGGCACAGTCGAGCgctcgcgctcgctcttcctctcgCGCTTCCACCCCcgaccggccgcgccgccgccgccgcccgcgcacccCGGCGACCGTCTCAGGCTTCCCGGCctattggcgatgaacaaagcgcgcggctttcctggcatgcttggctcaatagattgcatgcattggagttggaagaattgtccaaaggcatggcatgggcaattccacggccaaaaaaagggttccactataatccttgaagcggtggccgatcaggagacttggatttggcatgcattctttggaatgcctggatctttgaatgacatcaatgttgtcaaccggtcaccactgatgaataagattgcaaacggtgagttgccacctgtgcagtttgtagcaaatggtcgtACGTACAACTATAGCTATTATCTAGCGGATgacatctatccaaagtggcaaaccttcatgaagccgttgaaaaaaccggaaggtaagaaaaatcttgatttccacaatgctcaggcggcggctagaaaagatgtggagagagcatttgggattttgcaagcccaatttgctattgtgagaggaccggcaagATTTTGGGATCAacaaatgctttggtacatcatgcacgcttgtgtgatcatgcacaacatgatcatcgagaatgagcgtggccaagatttagactactcacagtatgagctcttgggacatcccgtgcgagtgcggcggagggctgaaagggtagcccgttttgttgcctcctatcatgccattcggcgtCCCGCAACGCACAATGAACTTCAGAATGATCTAATTGAAGAGTGGTGGGCATATCATGGACGACAAAGAGTATGATGATATCTGCACTCGACATTGTattgttcatgaactatttgttgtgttgtAATAATTtatttgaactatttgttgttgtactgaacgataaactatttgtttgagttgtaatgatTTATTTTAAACTATTTGTTGttgatttttattttgtttgtttgatcATTTTTGCTCATCTTCTCTGAAATGTATACATGTGGTTTGTGCggcgcgcgcgctgtatttttgcgctctgctggagcggcgcgcgtgCGCTACATTATAGCgccgctgctggagccagcgcatgCGGGCGCGCAAAACCAGACGCAGCGCGCGCGCTAAACAGGTTTTTTGCCCGCGGCGCTTTGCGCGGCTGTTGGAAATGCTCTGATCTGTTGCATGTATACTCCGCATACATTTGGCGCCACCTTCAGGCTCCAGCTAATACCCCGCTGTTCGATGTGGTCCTGTCGACAAACCCGTAGTATATAATAGCGACGACCCTCTAGCTCTCGCCTTTGTGCCCTCCAAACCCCAACCCATTGACCATCCAAGACTCAGCTTAGCAGCCGCAAAATGGCGAGAGGAGGTCTCGCCGTGGCGGCCGGCGGCGACCGCGTCCGCGGCTACGGCGGCGGCCGGGTGACGCTCTCCGTGGTGGTcacctgcctcatggccgcctcctgCGGCCTCATCTTCGGCTACGACATTGGCGTCTCAGGTGCGCACATGCTTGAACCGAACTCTGCTTGATACATGGGCATCCTCGGAGCTCTGAACAAGAAATTCTTGCGTTTATGCATGGCTTCTCTACGACCTTCCATAATTAGAAGGCATGAGTGCAGCTCAAGTCATCTGGGTTTACTTTCTCCGTAGGATTTCAGTATTGTTACTACTCTTCTACTCTGATTACCGCAACATCAGAACTCCTGCTGAATCTTTGTCGGAAAAAAGAACTCCTgctgaataaaagaaagaaagtcgggggcccttttcttcctcttcttcttttgaaTCAAGAAATTTAGGATTTTCCTCGTAAGCTGAAGAAGTTGCCGCTCTTTTGGGATGGATTATGATCCGCCCGTCAATCTGTTAGGTCCTAAACAATTTATCATCTTGTACGTGCTGGTGCTATACTACGTATCGAAATGGTAGATGGGCACACACTTCTATGTCTACTGCTCCGAAGTAAATACTCACCAACCAACTGCATGTGCACGTCTGTCTCTCAGGATTGATTCAGTCGTTCTGTTTCAGTGCCGTTTGTCCTTATGAGCCGTATACCAGCAACCATTTACTAATGGCGTTCACTTCAGCGGAACACACGACCAATTTCAGTTTTCACCCAAAATGTCAAAGCATACACAATCTTTCCCCATCTTATCCATATTGGACCGGGCTCCACTATCATCAGAAGAAAACAAAAGTACTACAAAGCATCCGGGTGAACAGGAAAATAAAGGCAGTTTGTGTTACTTTCACCAGGAGGTGCTCTTCCCCGCGAAATAAAATAAGAAATgaagaataaataaaaaagaggTCTAGCTCTAGAATCTTAGACCAACAACCTTTCACTTCCTTGCCTCACATGAAAGCTGCGAGAGAGGACATATATGGCATCCAGCACGTACTACCAACAGCCAACTGCATAGGCAAGGCAGGAATCAGAACATGTGTGTTTCTGATCGCCCTCTTGCTCATCTCCATGCCCGAGACCGAGAGCGTAGCCTCTTTTCGCGCCATTCTTTATATGCACCAGCCAAACGCATTTCACCATAATACTCAATTTTTAGTAGAGATCTCATTCACTATAATAGCTAGGTGAGAATCCAGCCTGCCCCCTACTCCTCCAATGTGCATCCTCCCGCACAAGTATAATGGGGAGAGAAAAAGCGTCGGATAAGGCATACAGTACCAATTATTACCATGTGATTTGGATTCCTTGAAACCTAGTCCATACAAACTCTCTCCATATCAATTATCGACAGTGGAATCCACTACCAAAGCAATATACGCAAGATATGTCTCATCAGCAGCGCAACGTTGGCGTACTTGAGCATTGTCGCAATTGCAACAGTAGCAGGAAGGTTCTAGAGAGCAAAAGTGTGCAGCCCACTGAGTTAGCTAAATCGTCTCACCAACATATAACTTGGGTTGGACAAGGTAAACGTGCAGGCTAGGGAAACAAGATGACAGCACCCGTTCCCTAGTGCTGTACAACTAAAACAACAACACCGGACATCTAATCATCCATCCACGGAACCGGGAGGTGCTTGAAAACATAGCAGTTTCATGCACGTTTTCTGCCTGGCGCTATTGGAAATCTCGATGGATTTGTTGTTGGTGCTGTCAATTTGTCATAGCAGTCGACGTTACTGGGAGAAATATATGCCGAAAGTTACTACTACATGCCAGTGAATGTCGACATTACTGAGAGAAATACTCCGTGACCTATAAAACATCTTacatttatttacagagggagtatatgtttaAAATTCACCCTCAACTTGTCATAGCTGCTATATATGCTTATTATAGTGGAACTATCATGTGGCTTGAATAAGCAGGACCGTTGTGATGCTTAAAAGTCCACCACTGTGATGCTTAATTAAGCAGGACCGCAGAACAGAAAAAAGGAATTGGAATAAGCACATATGCCAATATTCGAGATTTCTTCTGATAGTTGGACGTACGTCGCTGTACGTAGTACAGTTTGCTGTGATCGTGCATACGCTTGCAGATATCGTGTGACGTTTGCAACAAAAGAAACTTATATGTTCTTTTGCTTTCAACATTACTGATGTCGATTCTAGAAGAGTCGGAGGTAAACGATATATCAATATCGTGAGGATATCATAAATCGGTTAGCTTCGTTCGCACGCGCCGCGCGTGATTGCGCTCTCTGCTGCAAATGAACAGAAAAATAGAGTCAGCTGACGGTGAAAATTCAGGTGGCGTCACGCAAATGGAGTCGTTCCTGGACAAATTCTTCCCGGAGGTTCTGAAGGGGATGAAGGGCGCCAAGCGCGACGCCTACTGCAAGTATGACAACCAGATGCTGACGGCGTTCACGTCGTCGCTGTACATCGCCGGCGTGCTGTCGTCGCTGGTGGCGAGCCGGGTGACCAGGAGCGTGGGCCGCCAGGCCGTCATGCTCACTGGCGGCGCCCTGTTCCTTGCCGGCTCCGCCGTCAACGCCGCCGCCGTGAACATCGCCATGCTCATCGTCGGCCGGATGCTGCTCGGCTTCGGCGTTGGGTTCACAGCGCAGGTATCCAGTGTCATTTTCAGCTCCAGCCCAGCAGCAGACCGTATTCGTATGTAGGCCTAGTTCGTATACTTGTACATCACGGCCCATCTTTCATTTTTGTTTGGAAGTAGGCCCAtctttcatttttgtttttttagGATGCCCATCTTTTCATTCAGTTGAAACATTTTGGCACTTTCCACTTCGCAATGACACATGGGTCCGTTGACCGCAGGCGGCTCCGCTGTACCTCGCCGAGATATCGCCAGCCAAGTGGCGCGGCGCCTTCACCACCGCCTACCACGTCTTCCTCGTCATCGGCACGCTGGCGGCGACCGTCGCCAACTACTTCACCAACCGCATCCCGGGATGGGGCTGGCGGGTCTCCCTCGGCCTGGCCGGCGTGCCGGCCATCGTCGTTGTGCTGGGCGCCCTCTTCGTCCCCGACACTCCCAGCAGCCTCGTCCTGCGCGGTGATCCCGACAGGGCACGCGCGGCGCTCCAGCGCATCCGCGGCGCGGACGCCGACGTGGGCGACGAGTTCAAGGACATCGTCCTCGCCGTGGAGGAGGCTCGCCGGAACGACGAGGGCGCGTTCGAGCAGCTGCGTGGCAAGGGGTACCGGCACTACCTGGTGATGATGGTGGCCATCCCCACTTTCTTCGACCTCACCGGCATG is a window encoding:
- the LOC123045632 gene encoding sugar transport protein MST1 — its product is MARGGLAVAAGGDRVRGYGGGRVTLSVVVTCLMAASCGLIFGYDIGVSGGVTQMESFLDKFFPEVLKGMKGAKRDAYCKYDNQMLTAFTSSLYIAGVLSSLVASRVTRSVGRQAVMLTGGALFLAGSAVNAAAVNIAMLIVGRMLLGFGVGFTAQAAPLYLAEISPAKWRGAFTTAYHVFLVIGTLAATVANYFTNRIPGWGWRVSLGLAGVPAIVVVLGALFVPDTPSSLVLRGDPDRARAALQRIRGADADVGDEFKDIVLAVEEARRNDEGAFEQLRGKGYRHYLVMMVAIPTFFDLTGMIVITVFSPVLFRTVGFDSQKAILGSVILSLVNLFAVVVSTFVVDRAGRRFLFLAGGVAMMLCQVAVAWILADHLGRHHATTMARNYAKGVLVLMCLYTCSFGMSWGPLKWVVPSEIYPVEIRSAGQAMTVSIALSLSFAQTQVFITLLCAMKYAIFIFYAGWVLVMTVFMAALLPETKGVPLEAMRTVWAKHWYWRRFARDAKQDSQVNCL